One segment of Massilia sp. Se16.2.3 DNA contains the following:
- a CDS encoding SGNH/GDSL hydrolase family protein, with product MYSALLDVVRRTAALFSQPLPADRRRRGMLLGGAALAIALTLPVPRAGARDWTSERWVGTWGTAPAGPPPAASLQTFSNQTLRLIVHTSIGGNRVRIRVSNEFGTVPLTIGAARIGVRASGSDVAPGSDRALTFSGRSTITIPAGAPALSDPVELNVPALGDLAISLYLPGTVEANTIHGTALQTNYVSLPGDFTGAATLPVQRTITSWPFFLTEVDVEGSGPAIVALGDSITDGTRSTVDTNNRWPDWLARRLQTVRDPVAGLNGRIGVVNRGISGNRLLSINPANLVAGRSILERFDRDVLATAGVRYLTLMIGINDIGNSTVTGPGSLSITAEELIAGYRQVIARAHAKGIAVFGATLTPFEGAGYFSPEKEVVRQAVNNWIRSSDEFDGVIDFDLATRDPAHPSRFLPAYDSGDHLHPSDLGYQAMGNAVPLALFRSVGTAALKPAQAK from the coding sequence ATGTACTCTGCCCTGCTTGACGTCGTCCGCCGCACCGCGGCGCTGTTTTCCCAGCCCCTGCCGGCCGACCGGCGCCGCCGCGGCATGCTGCTTGGCGGCGCTGCGCTGGCCATCGCCCTCACCCTGCCCGTCCCGCGCGCCGGCGCCCGGGACTGGACGAGCGAGCGCTGGGTCGGCACCTGGGGCACGGCCCCGGCCGGCCCGCCACCCGCCGCCAGCCTGCAGACCTTCAGCAACCAGACCCTGCGCCTGATCGTCCACACCAGCATCGGCGGCAACCGCGTGCGCATCCGCGTGTCCAACGAGTTCGGCACGGTGCCGCTGACCATCGGCGCGGCGCGCATCGGCGTGCGTGCCTCCGGCTCCGACGTCGCCCCAGGCAGCGACCGCGCCCTCACCTTCAGCGGCCGCAGCACGATCACGATTCCGGCCGGCGCCCCGGCGCTGTCCGATCCGGTGGAGCTGAACGTGCCGGCGCTGGGCGACCTCGCCATCAGCCTTTACCTGCCAGGCACGGTTGAGGCGAACACCATCCACGGCACCGCCCTGCAGACCAATTACGTCTCGCTGCCGGGCGATTTCACGGGCGCCGCCACCCTGCCCGTGCAGCGCACCATCACCAGCTGGCCTTTTTTTCTCACCGAGGTCGACGTCGAAGGCAGCGGCCCGGCCATCGTCGCGCTGGGCGATTCCATCACCGACGGCACCCGCAGCACGGTCGACACCAACAACCGCTGGCCCGACTGGCTGGCGCGGCGCCTGCAGACCGTGCGCGACCCGGTGGCCGGCCTGAACGGGCGCATCGGGGTCGTCAACCGCGGCATCAGCGGCAACCGGTTGCTGAGCATTAACCCGGCCAACCTGGTGGCGGGCCGCTCCATCCTCGAGCGCTTCGACCGCGACGTGCTGGCCACAGCGGGCGTGCGCTACCTGACCCTGATGATCGGCATCAACGACATCGGCAACAGCACGGTGACGGGTCCCGGGTCGCTTTCGATTACGGCCGAGGAACTGATTGCCGGCTATCGCCAGGTGATTGCCCGTGCCCACGCGAAAGGCATCGCCGTGTTCGGCGCCACGCTGACGCCCTTCGAAGGCGCCGGCTACTTTTCGCCCGAAAAGGAAGTCGTGCGCCAGGCCGTGAACAACTGGATCCGCTCGAGCGACGAGTTCGATGGCGTCATCGATTTCGACCTCGCCACCCGCGACCCGGCCCACCCGAGCCGCTTCCTGCCGGCCTATGACAGCGGCGACCACCTGCACCCGAGCGACCTCGGCTACCAGGCAATGGGCAATGCGGTGCCTCTGGCCCTGTTCCGTTCGGTGGGCACGGCGGCCTTGAAACCGGCGCAAGCGAAGTAG
- a CDS encoding pitrilysin family protein, translating to MRQLPALLAGLSLSVSAVSATPSATPSAAPSAASDRWDLPVHTKKLDNGLTVIVTEDHSSPTVGVSVVYHVGMRLEPKNRTGFAHLFEHLMFQGTPNAPKGVFDKTITGGGGRNNGSTRPDFTNYIETAPVSSLEPILWLEADRMKTLDFNAATLKNQQDVVKEEIRVNVKNQPYGGFMWIDISQHAFQKWENNHDGYGSFEDLEGASLEDVRSFHRDYYGPNNAVLAIAGDVTPAQGFALAQKYFGGIKARPVPKSGDFSEPLNKAEKRIEQSDALAQVPAVAVAWKVPERGSRDQAPVAVLAELLAGGDASTMYQGLVKGRELALNVDALFGLVSPWEYGGPTPLTIYAMYKPTTNADAILAAMDEEIAKVVKDGVDDATLKRVKTRMLADWNNGLESFINRADTVARLQTIWGDANVVNKIPGWIEGVTSQDLQRVAATYLVKTNRTVIDRKPAAKPAPAAPSTTPAAATAAGDKK from the coding sequence ATGCGCCAACTTCCCGCCCTGCTGGCCGGGCTCAGCCTCTCGGTGTCAGCGGTATCCGCGACACCTTCCGCCACGCCTTCGGCTGCACCTTCGGCCGCCAGCGACCGCTGGGACCTGCCCGTCCACACCAAGAAACTCGACAACGGCCTGACCGTGATCGTCACCGAAGACCATAGCTCGCCGACCGTCGGCGTCTCGGTCGTCTACCACGTCGGCATGCGCCTCGAGCCGAAGAACCGCACCGGCTTCGCCCACCTGTTCGAACACCTGATGTTCCAGGGCACGCCGAACGCGCCGAAGGGCGTCTTCGACAAGACGATCACCGGCGGCGGTGGCCGCAACAACGGTTCGACCCGTCCCGACTTCACCAACTACATCGAGACCGCACCGGTTTCCTCGCTCGAGCCGATCCTGTGGCTGGAAGCGGACCGCATGAAGACGCTCGACTTCAACGCCGCGACGCTGAAGAACCAGCAGGACGTGGTCAAGGAAGAAATCCGCGTCAACGTGAAGAACCAGCCCTACGGCGGCTTCATGTGGATCGACATCAGCCAGCATGCGTTCCAGAAGTGGGAAAACAACCATGACGGCTACGGCAGCTTCGAGGACCTCGAAGGCGCCAGCCTGGAAGACGTGCGCAGCTTCCACCGCGACTACTACGGTCCGAACAACGCCGTGCTGGCCATCGCCGGCGACGTGACCCCGGCCCAGGGCTTCGCACTGGCCCAGAAGTACTTCGGCGGCATCAAAGCCCGTCCGGTGCCAAAAAGCGGCGACTTCTCCGAGCCGCTGAACAAGGCCGAAAAGCGCATCGAGCAAAGCGACGCGCTGGCCCAGGTGCCGGCCGTGGCCGTGGCCTGGAAGGTGCCGGAACGCGGCAGCCGCGACCAGGCACCGGTGGCCGTGCTGGCCGAACTGCTGGCCGGCGGCGACGCGTCGACCATGTACCAGGGCCTGGTCAAGGGCCGCGAACTGGCGCTGAACGTCGACGCGCTGTTCGGCCTGGTGAGCCCGTGGGAATACGGCGGCCCGACGCCGCTGACCATCTACGCGATGTACAAGCCCACCACCAACGCCGACGCCATCCTGGCGGCGATGGACGAGGAAATCGCCAAGGTCGTCAAGGACGGCGTCGACGATGCAACCTTGAAGCGCGTGAAGACGCGCATGCTGGCCGACTGGAACAACGGCCTGGAAAGCTTCATCAACCGCGCCGATACCGTCGCCCGCCTGCAGACCATCTGGGGCGACGCGAACGTGGTCAACAAGATCCCGGGCTGGATCGAGGGCGTGACTTCGCAGGACCTGCAGCGCGTGGCCGCCACTTACCTGGTCAAGACCAACCGCACCGTCATCGACCGCAAGCCGGCAGCCAAGCCGGCGCCTGCGGCACCTTCCACCACGCCAGCTGCCGCAACGGCCGCCGGCGACAAGAAATAA
- a CDS encoding pitrilysin family protein, with protein MMVTEHAKRFRPDRALLVITGRISEAEAMKLAQAAFGDWKAEGAALADVAAPSQPARPARILLSRAGSVQSTIRVGGPGIAASADEQVPLRLASTILGGGFSSRVNINLREQKGYTYGASAGARMNRAGGAIVGGADVRNEVTGAALLEYLNEYKRIGSEMVPADEMTMNKRYVAGGYLISNQLQGAVAGTLAQNWLVGLPAEFLGQYVPRIQKVSPQQVRDVSKKYFAPESQSIVVVGDPQAVSAQLKQFGEFTVTEK; from the coding sequence ATGATGGTGACCGAACATGCGAAGCGCTTCCGTCCCGACCGCGCGCTGCTCGTGATCACCGGCCGCATCAGCGAGGCCGAGGCGATGAAGCTGGCCCAGGCTGCGTTCGGCGACTGGAAGGCCGAAGGCGCGGCACTGGCCGACGTGGCGGCCCCGAGCCAGCCCGCCAGGCCGGCGCGCATTTTGCTCTCGCGCGCAGGCAGCGTGCAGTCGACCATCCGCGTCGGCGGCCCCGGGATTGCCGCCAGCGCCGACGAGCAGGTGCCGCTGCGCCTGGCCAGCACCATCCTCGGCGGCGGCTTCTCGAGCCGCGTGAACATCAACCTGCGCGAGCAAAAGGGTTATACCTATGGCGCCTCGGCCGGCGCACGCATGAACCGTGCGGGCGGTGCCATCGTCGGCGGCGCCGATGTGCGCAACGAAGTCACGGGTGCGGCCCTGCTTGAATACCTCAACGAGTACAAGCGCATCGGCAGCGAGATGGTGCCGGCGGACGAAATGACGATGAACAAGCGTTATGTCGCCGGCGGTTACCTGATCAGCAACCAGCTGCAGGGCGCGGTGGCCGGCACGCTGGCGCAGAACTGGCTGGTCGGCCTGCCGGCGGAATTCCTCGGCCAGTACGTGCCGCGGATCCAGAAGGTCAGCCCGCAGCAGGTGCGCGACGTGTCGAAGAAGTACTTCGCGCCGGAGTCGCAGTCG
- a CDS encoding tetratricopeptide repeat protein: MKKLTVAILLALGLAGAAQAGFPEGASAYNARNYALALKEVTPLARAGNPEAQHLLGLMYYMGRGVARDYKQAFAWHLKAAQQGKADAQYVVGAMYYTGNAVPVDQKHAVTWFRKAAEQGHAEAQHALGLMYRYHVAGVPADPVIAYMLWNLAAASGNNNAVSQRAAITRQMTPEQIEEAQALSRTWKVGTSLPTQSKTGGS, translated from the coding sequence ATGAAAAAACTTACCGTAGCGATCCTGCTGGCGCTCGGGCTGGCCGGGGCGGCGCAGGCCGGTTTTCCCGAAGGAGCGAGCGCCTATAACGCACGCAACTATGCGCTCGCCCTGAAAGAGGTCACGCCCCTGGCGCGGGCCGGCAACCCCGAGGCCCAGCATTTGCTGGGACTGATGTACTACATGGGCCGCGGCGTCGCGCGCGACTACAAGCAGGCCTTTGCCTGGCACCTGAAGGCGGCCCAGCAGGGCAAGGCCGATGCCCAGTACGTCGTCGGCGCCATGTATTACACCGGCAACGCCGTGCCGGTCGACCAGAAGCATGCCGTCACCTGGTTCCGCAAGGCGGCCGAGCAGGGCCATGCCGAAGCCCAGCATGCGCTGGGGCTGATGTACCGCTACCACGTCGCGGGCGTCCCGGCCGATCCCGTCATCGCCTACATGCTGTGGAACCTCGCGGCGGCCAGCGGCAACAACAACGCGGTCAGCCAGCGCGCGGCGATTACCAGGCAGATGACGCCCGAGCAGATCGAGGAAGCGCAGGCGCTGTCGCGCACCTGGAAGGTGGGTACCAGCCTGCCGACCCAATCGAAAACAGGCGGAAGCTAG
- a CDS encoding PEP-CTERM sorting domain-containing protein, whose translation MNIKPLITAAIFLLMGSAAQAGTIHYGTGTNDPWNSATNDRAMDSAFGAGNWTKRWGFSTGVFEDADFVFLDGGDGNAVDFASFLANNSAVIANWVAAGGRLFLNAAPNVGGSFDMGFGVRLNYPGYAGSVTVTDAGVAAGLTEGGLTTSYWGTSFAHATVSGEISKLIASGDGGTVFGAMQFGKGFVAFGGETTTNFHGPYADAQALRVNALRYVAHAATQGGEVPEPATVALVGMGLLAVCAVRRKAGRD comes from the coding sequence ATGAACATCAAGCCATTGATCACCGCTGCCATCTTCCTGCTGATGGGCTCCGCCGCCCAGGCCGGCACCATCCACTACGGCACCGGCACCAACGACCCCTGGAACTCGGCCACCAATGACAGGGCCATGGACAGCGCCTTCGGTGCCGGCAACTGGACCAAGCGCTGGGGATTTTCCACGGGCGTATTCGAGGATGCCGATTTCGTTTTCCTCGATGGCGGCGACGGCAATGCGGTCGACTTCGCCAGCTTCCTGGCCAATAACAGCGCCGTCATCGCCAACTGGGTCGCCGCGGGCGGGCGCCTGTTCCTGAACGCGGCACCGAACGTCGGCGGCTCCTTCGACATGGGCTTCGGCGTGCGCCTGAACTACCCTGGCTATGCCGGCAGCGTGACGGTGACCGACGCCGGCGTGGCCGCCGGCCTGACCGAGGGCGGCTTGACCACCTCGTACTGGGGCACCTCCTTCGCCCATGCCACCGTCAGCGGCGAGATCAGCAAGCTGATTGCCAGCGGGGACGGCGGCACCGTGTTCGGCGCCATGCAGTTTGGCAAAGGCTTCGTTGCCTTCGGCGGCGAGACCACGACCAACTTCCACGGCCCCTACGCCGATGCACAAGCGCTGCGCGTCAACGCGTTGCGCTACGTCGCCCATGCCGCAACGCAGGGGGGAGAGGTGCCGGAACCGGCAACGGTCGCGCTGGTCGGCATGGGTCTGCTGGCCGTCTGCGCCGTACGGCGAAAAGCCGGGCGCGACTGA
- a CDS encoding GIN domain-containing protein, with product MIKSFKPRLAGLGLAALALAPLAGAAPFGERAPEVAGEQRQLDARIVRVRVDGVIDLRVRRGSPATLSLSGDPRWIARLTAMQSGDTLNLGSEMEGVRMSRQSPVRADLVLPNLREVSSESLGVTEITGFRGEELELSLDGAGSMHVNSDYRMITATLSGVGSMKLVGLRSEGISLDLQGAGYVTLSGRSRWLKAELGGLGGLDAQAFAADSVTLELSGLGNATVTAHQSANLNLSGMGSVTVYGKPLNRKVSVDGLGKVSWK from the coding sequence ATGATCAAGTCTTTCAAACCCCGTCTGGCGGGCCTCGGCCTGGCGGCCCTGGCGCTGGCGCCCCTGGCCGGCGCCGCGCCCTTCGGCGAGCGCGCGCCCGAGGTCGCGGGCGAACAGCGCCAGCTCGATGCGCGCATCGTGCGCGTGCGCGTCGATGGCGTGATCGACCTGCGCGTGCGCCGGGGCAGTCCGGCGACGCTGTCGCTGAGCGGCGACCCGCGCTGGATCGCGCGCCTGACAGCGATGCAAAGCGGCGACACCCTGAACCTCGGCAGCGAGATGGAAGGCGTGCGCATGTCGCGCCAGAGCCCGGTGCGCGCCGACCTGGTGCTGCCGAACCTGCGCGAAGTGAGCTCCGAAAGCCTGGGCGTCACCGAGATCACGGGCTTTCGCGGCGAGGAGCTCGAGCTCTCGCTGGACGGCGCCGGCTCGATGCACGTCAACAGCGACTACCGCATGATCACGGCCACCCTGAGCGGCGTCGGCAGCATGAAGCTGGTCGGCCTGCGCAGCGAAGGCATCAGCCTCGACCTGCAGGGCGCTGGCTATGTCACCCTAAGCGGACGCAGCCGCTGGCTCAAAGCGGAGCTGGGCGGGCTCGGCGGGCTGGACGCGCAGGCCTTTGCCGCCGACAGCGTCACCCTCGAGCTCTCGGGCCTGGGCAACGCCACCGTCACGGCCCACCAGAGCGCGAACCTGAACCTGTCGGGCATGGGCTCGGTCACAGTCTACGGCAAGCCGCTCAACCGCAAGGTGAGCGTGGACGGCCTGGGCAAGGTCAGCTGGAAGTAA